A region from the Pseudonocardia petroleophila genome encodes:
- a CDS encoding DUF1905 domain-containing protein, with protein MDLEFAGEVWHWRGPAPYFFVTVPDPESAAIESASAQVTYGWGMIPVRARIGATRWTTSLWPKDGRYVVPLKVKIRAAEGIELGDVVTVGLRVDV; from the coding sequence ATGGACCTGGAGTTCGCCGGTGAGGTGTGGCACTGGCGCGGCCCGGCACCGTACTTCTTCGTCACGGTCCCCGACCCCGAGTCCGCCGCCATCGAGTCGGCCTCGGCGCAGGTGACCTACGGCTGGGGCATGATCCCGGTCCGCGCCCGCATCGGCGCGACGCGGTGGACGACGTCGCTGTGGCCCAAGGACGGGCGGTACGTCGTGCCGCTGAAGGTGAAGATCCGCGCGGCCGAGGGCATCGAGCTGGGCGACGTCGTCACGGTGGGGCTGAGGGTGGACGTCTGA
- a CDS encoding AAA family ATPase yields MPGRFVRYVALDEDAAGTGYPFDLPVVDGLRRAWLTLGPGVTFLVGENGSGKSTLVEGIAVAAGFNAEGGSRSFRFATRSSESSLGRALRVGRAPGRERTSFFLRAESYYNVATELENIGGGVLDGYGGVSPHDRSHGESFLDLLTHRFHPRGLYLLDEPEAALSTRGCIRALRRIDELVRGGSQFLVATHSPVLLAVPGARILEIGDDGSLTPVRYDDALPVRTTRAFLADPGRHV; encoded by the coding sequence GTGCCGGGGAGGTTCGTGCGCTACGTCGCCCTCGACGAGGACGCCGCGGGCACCGGCTACCCGTTCGACCTCCCCGTCGTCGACGGCCTGCGCCGCGCGTGGCTGACGCTCGGGCCGGGGGTCACGTTCCTGGTCGGTGAGAACGGGTCCGGCAAGTCGACGCTCGTCGAGGGCATCGCGGTGGCGGCCGGGTTCAACGCCGAGGGCGGGTCGCGGTCGTTCCGGTTCGCGACGCGCAGCAGCGAGTCGTCGCTGGGGCGGGCGCTGCGGGTGGGGCGGGCGCCGGGGCGGGAGAGGACGTCGTTCTTCCTGCGCGCCGAGTCGTACTACAACGTCGCGACGGAGCTCGAGAACATCGGCGGCGGGGTGCTCGACGGCTACGGCGGCGTCTCCCCGCACGACCGCTCCCACGGCGAGTCGTTCCTCGACCTGCTCACCCACCGCTTCCACCCCCGCGGCCTCTACCTCCTCGACGAGCCCGAGGCCGCCCTGTCCACCCGCGGCTGCATCCGCGCGCTGCGCCGGATCGACGAGCTGGTCCGCGGCGGGTCGCAGTTCCTCGTCGCGACCCACTCCCCCGTCCTGCTGGCCGTCCCGGGCGCCCGGATCCTGGAGATCGGCGACGACGGGTCGCTCACCCCCGTCCGCTACGACGACGCGCTGCCCGTCCGCACCACCCGTGCGTTCCTCGCCGACCCGGGCCGTCATGTGTGA
- a CDS encoding DeoR/GlpR family DNA-binding transcription regulator — protein MLARQRQELILDEVRSTGGARVSDLVERLGVSDMTVRRDIETLAARGLVTRVHGGATAVGSSVEEPGFAAKSALRTAAKQAIATAAARLIEPGASVALSAGTTTHAVASALLGVAGLTVVTNSVRVAEVLWAGDTTVVLTGGERTPSDALVGPVATAALADLHVDWLVMGVHGMDAEAGFTTPNLAEAQANRALVASARRVAVVADNSKWGVVGLSTIAALHEVDVVVSDDGLDPAARTVLDERCGRLVLA, from the coding sequence GTGCTCGCCCGCCAGCGCCAGGAGCTGATCCTCGACGAGGTCCGCAGCACCGGCGGCGCGCGCGTGTCCGACCTGGTGGAGCGCCTCGGCGTGTCCGACATGACCGTGCGCCGCGACATCGAGACCCTCGCCGCCCGCGGCCTCGTCACGCGCGTGCACGGCGGGGCGACGGCGGTGGGGTCGAGCGTGGAGGAGCCCGGGTTCGCGGCCAAGTCGGCGCTGCGCACGGCGGCGAAGCAGGCGATCGCGACGGCCGCGGCGCGGCTGATCGAGCCGGGGGCGTCCGTGGCCCTGTCGGCGGGCACGACCACGCACGCGGTCGCCTCGGCGCTGCTCGGGGTGGCGGGGCTGACCGTCGTCACCAACTCGGTGCGCGTCGCCGAGGTGCTGTGGGCCGGCGACACGACGGTCGTGCTGACCGGCGGCGAGCGCACCCCGTCCGACGCGCTCGTCGGCCCCGTCGCGACGGCCGCGCTGGCGGACCTGCACGTCGACTGGCTGGTCATGGGCGTGCACGGCATGGACGCCGAGGCCGGGTTCACCACACCGAACCTGGCCGAGGCGCAGGCGAACCGCGCGCTCGTCGCGAGCGCGCGCCGGGTGGCCGTGGTGGCCGACAACTCGAAGTGGGGAGTGGTGGGGTTGAGCACGATCGCGGCGCTGCACGAGGTCGACGTGGTGGTCAGCGACGACGGGCTCGATCCCGCCGCGCGCACCGTCCTCGACGAGCGGTGCGGACGGCTGGTGCTGGCGTGA
- the galT gene encoding galactose-1-phosphate uridylyltransferase — MIRTDAPMADGRTLRYYDESPGRVPPPDTRDLPVVEHGSVMRYDVLTGEWVTIAAHRMNRTFMPPADLCPLCPTRPGGEASEVPSDHYDVVVFDNRFPSFGPGSGPVPTEVDGDPLWPQRPATGTCEVVCFTSDHSAAFSELPVGRVRTVIEAWADRTTELSGREGVEQVFLFENRGVEIGVSLQHPHGQVFGYPYVTPRTAQLLTRSAAHRQRTGRDLFDDVLSSERRAGTRVVIDAEHWTAYVPAAARWPVEAHLVPHRAVPDMAALTDDERAELAVVYRDLLGRVERYFGPESTDPPYIAAWHQAPVHTGRDLTRVHLQLFSLRRAPGKLKYLAGSESGMAAWLNDASPERIAARLREVGP, encoded by the coding sequence GTGATCCGCACCGACGCCCCCATGGCCGACGGCCGCACCCTGCGCTACTACGACGAGTCCCCCGGGCGCGTGCCGCCGCCGGACACCCGCGACCTGCCCGTCGTCGAGCACGGCTCGGTGATGCGCTACGACGTGCTCACCGGCGAGTGGGTCACGATCGCCGCGCACCGCATGAACCGCACGTTCATGCCGCCCGCCGACCTGTGCCCGCTGTGCCCGACCAGGCCGGGCGGCGAGGCGTCGGAGGTGCCGTCGGACCACTACGACGTCGTCGTGTTCGACAACCGCTTCCCGTCGTTCGGCCCGGGCAGCGGGCCGGTGCCCACCGAGGTCGACGGCGACCCGCTGTGGCCCCAGCGCCCGGCCACCGGCACCTGCGAGGTCGTCTGCTTCACCTCCGACCACAGCGCGGCGTTCTCCGAGCTGCCCGTCGGGCGGGTGCGGACGGTGATCGAGGCGTGGGCCGACCGGACGACGGAGCTGTCCGGGCGCGAGGGCGTCGAGCAGGTGTTCCTGTTCGAGAACCGCGGCGTCGAGATCGGGGTGTCGCTGCAGCACCCGCACGGCCAGGTCTTCGGCTACCCCTACGTCACCCCGCGCACCGCGCAGCTGCTGACGCGCTCGGCGGCGCACCGCCAGCGCACCGGCCGCGACCTGTTCGACGACGTGCTCTCCAGCGAGCGCAGGGCAGGCACCCGCGTGGTGATCGACGCCGAGCACTGGACGGCGTACGTGCCCGCCGCGGCCCGCTGGCCCGTCGAGGCCCATCTCGTGCCGCACCGCGCCGTGCCCGACATGGCCGCCCTCACCGACGACGAGCGCGCCGAGCTGGCCGTCGTGTACCGCGACCTGCTCGGCCGCGTCGAGCGCTACTTCGGTCCCGAGTCCACCGACCCGCCCTACATCGCGGCCTGGCACCAGGCCCCCGTCCACACCGGGCGCGACCTCACCCGCGTGCACCTGCAGCTGTTCTCGCTGCGCCGCGCACCGGGCAAGCTCAAGTACCTGGCCGGGTCGGAGTCGGGCATGGCGGCCTGGCTCAACGACGCCTCGCCGGAGAGGATCGCCGCCCGGCTGCGGGAGGTCGGCCCGTGA
- the galK gene encoding galactokinase, translating into MTWSAPGRVNLIGEHVDYAQGLCLPFALAERTVVEASVRPDGRFVARSDAERGATDLPLDDVGPGSPAGWAGYAAGVLWALREAGHGVGGMDLTVTATVPLGAGLSSSAALECAVAVAADDLFGLGLDRTDLARACVRAENEVVGAATGGMDQAASLLCTAGHALLLDTRDGAARQVPFAPADDGLAVLVIDTRVRHHLADGRYGARRSAVEEAAAALGLPSLRDAAPDDLRGLDADLLARARHVVTEIARVREVVDLLDDGRLRDVGPLLDASHASLAGDYEVSCAELDLAVEVARAAGALGARMTGGGFGGSAIALVPLTSVDAVTDAVRTAFARAGLATPDVRAAEPSAGAHRDA; encoded by the coding sequence GTGACGTGGTCGGCGCCCGGGCGCGTCAACCTCATCGGGGAGCACGTCGACTACGCCCAGGGGCTGTGCCTGCCGTTCGCGCTGGCCGAGCGGACGGTCGTGGAGGCCTCGGTGCGCCCCGACGGGCGGTTCGTCGCCCGCAGCGACGCCGAGCGCGGCGCCACCGACCTCCCCCTCGACGACGTCGGCCCGGGCTCCCCCGCAGGCTGGGCCGGGTACGCGGCCGGGGTGCTGTGGGCCCTGCGGGAGGCCGGGCACGGCGTCGGCGGGATGGACCTGACGGTCACCGCGACCGTGCCGCTGGGGGCCGGGCTGTCGTCGTCGGCGGCGCTGGAGTGCGCGGTCGCGGTGGCCGCCGACGACCTGTTCGGCCTCGGCCTGGACCGCACCGACCTGGCCCGGGCGTGCGTGCGCGCGGAGAACGAGGTCGTCGGGGCGGCGACCGGCGGCATGGACCAGGCCGCGTCCCTGCTCTGCACGGCCGGGCACGCGCTGCTGCTCGACACCCGCGACGGCGCGGCGCGGCAGGTCCCCTTCGCCCCCGCCGACGACGGGCTCGCCGTCCTGGTGATCGACACCCGGGTCCGGCACCACCTCGCCGACGGGCGGTACGGGGCGCGGCGCTCGGCCGTGGAGGAGGCCGCGGCCGCGCTGGGGCTGCCGAGCCTGCGCGACGCGGCACCCGACGACCTCCGCGGGCTCGACGCGGACCTCCTGGCGCGCGCCCGGCACGTCGTCACCGAGATCGCGCGGGTCCGCGAGGTCGTGGACCTGCTCGACGACGGGCGGCTGCGCGACGTCGGCCCGCTCCTCGACGCCTCGCACGCCTCGCTGGCCGGCGACTACGAGGTGTCCTGCGCGGAGCTGGACCTCGCCGTCGAGGTGGCCCGGGCGGCGGGGGCGCTGGGGGCGCGGATGACCGGCGGCGGGTTCGGCGGGTCGGCGATCGCGCTGGTGCCGCTGACGAGCGTCGACGCGGTGACCGACGCCGTGCGGACCGCGTTCGCCCGCGCCGGACTCGCGACACCGGACGTGCGGGCGGCCGAGCCGAGCGCGGGGGCGCACCGCGACGCGTGA
- a CDS encoding maleylpyruvate isomerase N-terminal domain-containing protein, producing MTHRAPGTREPVTAGDLAAAVAGSVDALRAGLDADWSVRAGGLEWSCRDTAEHLADDLFCYAAQLGSGITDHPLPLAVAATRPGGSVGSIRAAPDAGPEGLLEIVAACGALLVAVVSTARPGQRGFHVFGAADAVASAAMGILETVVHTHDLAQGLGLAYRPDPDVCARVLARLMPAVDPGDDPWEALLRATGRRGDVGRWRWWNEVS from the coding sequence ATGACCCACCGCGCCCCGGGGACGCGCGAGCCCGTCACCGCCGGCGACCTCGCCGCCGCCGTCGCCGGGTCCGTCGACGCGCTGCGGGCGGGGCTCGACGCCGACTGGTCGGTCCGCGCCGGCGGGCTGGAGTGGTCGTGCCGGGACACCGCCGAGCACCTGGCCGACGACCTGTTCTGCTACGCCGCCCAGCTCGGCTCCGGCATCACCGACCACCCGCTCCCCCTGGCGGTCGCGGCCACCCGTCCCGGCGGCTCGGTCGGGAGCATCCGGGCCGCACCGGACGCCGGGCCGGAGGGGCTCCTCGAGATCGTGGCCGCGTGCGGGGCGCTGCTCGTCGCCGTCGTCTCCACCGCCCGGCCCGGGCAGCGCGGGTTCCACGTGTTCGGAGCGGCCGACGCGGTGGCGTCGGCGGCGATGGGGATCCTGGAGACGGTCGTGCACACCCACGACCTCGCGCAGGGCCTCGGGCTCGCCTACCGCCCGGACCCGGACGTCTGCGCCCGCGTGCTCGCCCGGCTGATGCCCGCCGTCGACCCCGGCGACGACCCGTGGGAGGCCCTGCTGCGCGCCACCGGCCGCCGCGGCGACGTCGGTCGCTGGCGCTGGTGGAACGAGGTCAGTTGA
- a CDS encoding OsmC family protein: MQMPLAAAEARIAPTGPVALGLGAHTVVVDHGDAGPSPLELMTGALAACSAMSARTHLARDGDIGELEVLVTLDAGPPTLLYRRVLLPWRLSAADAHRLADALERTEVTMMLRPSFQIRTAVEHAGDVLN, encoded by the coding sequence ATGCAGATGCCGCTGGCCGCGGCCGAGGCGCGGATCGCCCCGACCGGCCCGGTCGCGCTGGGGCTCGGGGCGCACACGGTCGTCGTCGACCACGGCGACGCCGGCCCCAGCCCGCTCGAGCTCATGACGGGCGCCCTCGCGGCGTGCAGCGCGATGTCGGCGCGCACCCACCTGGCCCGCGACGGCGACATCGGCGAGCTGGAGGTGCTGGTCACCCTCGACGCGGGCCCGCCGACCCTGCTCTACCGGCGGGTGCTGCTGCCGTGGCGGCTGAGCGCGGCCGACGCCCACCGCCTCGCCGACGCGCTGGAGCGCACCGAGGTGACGATGATGCTGCGGCCGTCGTTCCAGATCCGGACGGCGGTGGAGCACGCGGGGGACGTCCTCAACTGA
- a CDS encoding ATP-binding protein has product MAWIAEHADEVEVAAGGAVVTEGDPASCFYVLLSGTIAMSRVIGGDPVETTRTDHRGVYFGAVQFYLDDESARTYPASVRAVTDCCVLALPAAEFAQVFQQWFPMAVHLLEGMILGLRKGGQITAERERLLALGKLSAGLTHELNNPAAAAGRAADALRDKVTGMRNKLAMIADGRIAGPQLHKLVLAQDEFVKKVRHAPSLSPIETSDREDELGDWLDDAGISGGWDLAPVFVAGGLEVDDLEAVRTASDPAVLEGAIRWLAYTVETESLLREITDATSRISDLVLAAKQYSQMDRAPHRFVDIHEGLDATLVMFGRKLGDEGGVEIVKDYDRTLPAVPVYSAELNQVWTNIIDNAIDAMDGSGTLTVRTALDDDRVLVEIADTGPGIPPEVRQRIFEPFFTTKGVGKGTGLGLDVSYRVVVSRHHGDIAVHSVPGDTRFQVRLPLTEVPA; this is encoded by the coding sequence ATGGCGTGGATCGCCGAGCACGCCGACGAGGTCGAGGTGGCCGCGGGCGGCGCCGTCGTCACGGAGGGCGATCCGGCGAGCTGCTTCTACGTGCTGCTCTCCGGCACGATCGCGATGAGCCGGGTCATCGGCGGCGACCCGGTGGAGACCACCCGCACCGACCACCGCGGCGTCTACTTCGGGGCGGTGCAGTTCTACCTCGACGACGAGAGCGCCCGGACCTACCCGGCCTCGGTGCGGGCGGTCACCGACTGCTGCGTGCTCGCCCTGCCCGCCGCGGAGTTCGCGCAGGTGTTCCAGCAGTGGTTCCCGATGGCCGTCCACCTGCTGGAGGGCATGATCCTCGGCCTGCGCAAGGGCGGGCAGATCACCGCGGAGCGCGAGCGCCTCCTGGCGCTGGGCAAGCTCTCCGCGGGGCTGACGCACGAGCTGAACAACCCCGCCGCGGCGGCGGGCCGGGCGGCCGACGCGCTGCGCGACAAGGTCACCGGGATGCGCAACAAGCTGGCGATGATCGCCGACGGCCGCATCGCCGGGCCGCAGCTGCACAAGCTGGTGCTCGCGCAGGACGAGTTCGTCAAGAAGGTGCGCCACGCCCCGTCGCTCTCCCCGATCGAGACCTCCGACCGCGAGGACGAGCTCGGCGACTGGCTCGACGACGCCGGCATCAGCGGCGGCTGGGACCTCGCGCCGGTGTTCGTCGCGGGCGGGCTGGAGGTCGACGACCTGGAGGCCGTGCGCACCGCGTCCGACCCGGCTGTGCTGGAGGGCGCGATCCGCTGGCTGGCCTACACGGTGGAGACCGAGAGCCTGCTCCGGGAGATCACCGACGCCACCTCCCGGATCTCCGACCTGGTGCTGGCGGCGAAGCAGTACTCGCAGATGGACCGGGCGCCGCACCGCTTCGTCGACATCCACGAGGGCCTCGACGCCACGCTGGTGATGTTCGGCCGCAAGCTGGGTGACGAGGGGGGCGTGGAGATCGTCAAGGACTACGACCGGACGCTGCCGGCCGTCCCGGTCTACTCCGCCGAGCTCAACCAGGTGTGGACCAACATCATCGACAACGCGATCGACGCGATGGACGGCTCGGGCACGCTCACCGTCCGCACCGCGCTCGACGACGACCGGGTGCTCGTCGAGATCGCCGACACCGGTCCGGGCATCCCGCCGGAGGTCCGGCAGCGGATCTTCGAGCCGTTCTTCACGACGAAGGGCGTCGGCAAGGGCACGGGGCTCGGTCTCGACGTCAGCTACCGGGTGGTCGTCTCGCGCCACCACGGCGACATCGCGGTGCACTCCGTGCCCGGCGACACCCGGTTCCAGGTGCGGCTGCCGCTCACGGAGGTCCCCGCGTGA
- a CDS encoding FAD-dependent oxidoreductase: MTQPAVSKPVILTVDDDPGVSRSVARDLRRRYGQDHRIVRAESGADALEALRELTLRGEPVAAILADYRMPGMNGIEFLEQAMDVVPHARRALLTAYADTDAAIQAINVVDVDHYLLKPWDPPEEKLYPVVDALVETWRAVGQRPVDEIRVVGHRWSAESFAARDFLARNSVPYRWYSCDEGEGARLLDAAGASTDDLPVVITTDGTALRAPSDAEIAAACGLTVDPVADFYDLIVIGGGPAGLGSAVYGASEGLRTVLVERQATGGQAGQSSRIENYLGFPDGVSGAQLTDRARRQAAKFGAEVLTARDVVALEARGSARVVRFGDGTEIAAHAVVLATGVAYRSLDAPGVAELTGRGVFYGSAATEAPACAGEDVYIVGGANSAGQAAVFFSKHAATVTVLVRGPNLEASMSHYLIKQLDAIENVHVRTGTEVAEACGDGHLERLVLSDRNSGEKETVGAGAMFVFIGAAPRTEWLDGVVVRDARGFVPTGPDLLSGGSPPPGWTLDRDPYHLESSVPGVFVAGDVRSESVKRVASAVGEGAMAVTLVHRYLAEQ; this comes from the coding sequence TTGACCCAACCCGCCGTCAGCAAGCCCGTCATCCTCACGGTCGACGACGACCCCGGCGTCAGCCGCTCGGTGGCCCGCGACCTGCGGCGCCGCTACGGGCAGGACCACCGGATCGTCCGCGCCGAGTCCGGCGCCGACGCGCTGGAGGCCCTGCGCGAGCTTACGCTGCGCGGCGAGCCGGTGGCCGCGATCCTCGCCGACTACCGGATGCCCGGGATGAACGGCATCGAGTTCCTCGAGCAGGCGATGGACGTCGTCCCGCACGCCCGCCGCGCCCTGCTCACCGCCTACGCCGACACCGACGCCGCGATCCAGGCGATCAACGTCGTCGACGTCGACCACTACCTGCTCAAGCCGTGGGACCCGCCCGAGGAGAAGCTCTACCCCGTCGTCGACGCGCTGGTGGAGACCTGGCGCGCGGTGGGCCAGAGGCCCGTCGACGAGATCCGGGTGGTGGGCCACCGGTGGTCCGCGGAGTCGTTCGCCGCGCGCGACTTCCTGGCCCGCAACTCCGTGCCCTACCGCTGGTACTCCTGCGACGAGGGCGAGGGGGCCCGGCTGCTCGACGCCGCGGGCGCCTCCACCGACGACCTGCCGGTCGTCATCACCACCGACGGCACGGCGCTGCGCGCCCCGAGCGACGCGGAGATCGCGGCCGCGTGCGGGCTCACCGTCGACCCGGTCGCCGACTTCTACGACCTCATCGTGATCGGCGGGGGACCGGCGGGGCTCGGGTCCGCGGTCTACGGGGCGTCGGAGGGGCTGCGCACGGTGCTCGTCGAGCGTCAGGCCACCGGCGGGCAGGCCGGCCAGAGCTCGCGGATCGAGAACTACCTGGGCTTCCCCGACGGCGTGTCCGGCGCCCAGCTCACCGACCGCGCGCGGCGCCAGGCCGCCAAGTTCGGCGCCGAGGTGCTGACCGCCCGCGACGTCGTCGCGCTGGAGGCGCGGGGCTCGGCGCGGGTGGTCCGGTTCGGCGACGGCACCGAGATCGCGGCGCACGCCGTCGTGCTCGCCACCGGGGTCGCCTACCGCAGCCTCGACGCGCCGGGCGTCGCCGAGCTCACCGGGCGCGGCGTGTTCTACGGCTCCGCGGCCACCGAGGCCCCGGCCTGCGCGGGCGAGGACGTCTACATCGTCGGCGGCGCCAACTCGGCGGGACAGGCCGCGGTGTTCTTCTCCAAGCACGCGGCGACGGTCACGGTGCTGGTGCGCGGGCCGAACCTGGAGGCGTCGATGTCGCACTACCTGATCAAGCAGCTCGACGCGATCGAGAACGTGCACGTCCGCACCGGTACCGAGGTCGCCGAGGCGTGCGGCGACGGGCACCTCGAGCGGCTGGTGCTGTCGGACCGGAACTCGGGGGAGAAGGAGACCGTCGGGGCGGGGGCGATGTTCGTGTTCATCGGGGCCGCGCCGCGCACCGAGTGGCTCGACGGCGTGGTCGTCCGCGACGCACGGGGCTTCGTCCCGACCGGCCCGGACCTGCTCAGCGGCGGCTCCCCGCCGCCCGGCTGGACCCTCGACCGCGACCCGTACCACCTGGAGTCGAGCGTCCCCGGGGTGTTCGTGGCGGGCGACGTGCGGTCGGAGTCGGTCAAGCGGGTGGCGTCGGCGGTCGGCGAGGGTGCGATGGCGGTGACGCTGGTGCACCGCTACCTGGCGGAGCAGTGA
- a CDS encoding trans-aconitate 2-methyltransferase, producing MTSTSWDPALYLDFDDHRSRPFHDLLARIGAVAPRRVVDMGCGPGHLTAVLAARWPGAAVGAFDSSAEMVDAARARDVDAEQLDVRDWTPAPDTDVVVNNAVLQWVPEHVALLPGWLAALPSGAWFAMQVPGNLEAPSHALVRELLTEPRWAGTTDLRDGTAVLDPAGYADLLSGAAVDAWETTYLQRLTGEDPVLQWISGTALRPVRDALEPADYAAFRAELAPRLRAAYPARPDGSTWFPFRRIFAVARTA from the coding sequence GTGACCTCCACCTCCTGGGACCCGGCGCTCTACCTGGACTTCGACGACCACCGGTCCCGCCCGTTCCACGACCTGCTCGCGCGCATCGGAGCGGTCGCGCCGCGCCGGGTCGTCGACATGGGCTGCGGCCCCGGCCACCTCACTGCGGTGCTCGCCGCCCGCTGGCCCGGTGCGGCGGTCGGCGCGTTCGACTCCTCGGCGGAGATGGTCGACGCCGCGCGTGCGCGCGACGTCGACGCCGAGCAGCTCGACGTCCGCGACTGGACGCCCGCCCCCGACACCGACGTCGTCGTCAACAACGCGGTGCTGCAGTGGGTGCCCGAGCACGTCGCGCTGCTGCCGGGCTGGCTCGCGGCGCTGCCGTCCGGGGCGTGGTTCGCGATGCAGGTCCCCGGCAACCTCGAGGCCCCGTCGCACGCACTGGTCCGGGAGCTGCTGACCGAGCCGCGCTGGGCGGGCACCACCGACCTGCGCGACGGCACCGCGGTCCTCGACCCCGCCGGCTACGCCGACCTGCTCTCCGGCGCCGCGGTCGACGCCTGGGAGACCACCTACCTGCAGCGCCTCACCGGCGAGGACCCGGTGCTGCAGTGGATCAGCGGCACCGCCCTGCGCCCGGTCCGCGACGCGCTGGAGCCCGCCGACTACGCCGCCTTCCGCGCCGAGCTGGCCCCGCGCCTGCGCGCCGCCTACCCCGCCCGGCCCGACGGCAGCACCTGGTTCCCGTTCCGCCGGATCTTCGCGGTCGCCCGCACGGCGTGA